The following coding sequences lie in one Saccharopolyspora hordei genomic window:
- a CDS encoding neutral zinc metallopeptidase, translating to MTQQPPRPPHRPQPPQQPWPPQQPRGARPQPPPPHGAPPPPGPGPWPQRPPLPPPGVRPVPPPQAGRPAPPWGGAPPGPPLPPGRPPGRKSNAGIIVALVLVGVTMFGITMIGAVASAITSDRASDYDTSPTTSSSETTTSDDWTTTTSSSSEESTSSETTSVTSEDEHVDEARPVARLGDHPINVPGNGAVTTPCDLPPFGTDVASQDRFYHAALPCLMAAWRPMLEDAGLPVRTPDVVTTGSDVETPCGTRKWNQTAMYCPGTHTIYMTARYYAEQEQLVEPGAYLGQFAHEFGHAVQGMSGISAAFGDAAYDAGGRDTPAGLELTRRSELQATCFEGMTLAALQNGGVSNDYIFPALDDSRGRGDEHSTVRDHGTTANNSAWVDQGFYKNEITECNTWLADASYVS from the coding sequence ATGACCCAGCAGCCGCCTCGACCGCCGCACCGGCCGCAACCGCCGCAGCAGCCGTGGCCGCCGCAGCAGCCTCGCGGTGCCCGCCCGCAGCCACCGCCCCCGCACGGCGCTCCCCCGCCGCCGGGCCCGGGTCCGTGGCCGCAGCGTCCCCCGTTGCCGCCGCCCGGCGTCCGCCCGGTCCCGCCGCCGCAGGCCGGCCGTCCGGCGCCGCCGTGGGGCGGCGCTCCGCCCGGACCGCCGCTCCCGCCCGGACGGCCGCCGGGACGCAAGAGCAACGCCGGGATCATCGTCGCGCTGGTGCTGGTCGGCGTGACGATGTTCGGCATCACCATGATCGGCGCGGTGGCGTCGGCGATCACCTCCGACCGCGCGTCGGACTACGACACCAGCCCCACCACGAGCAGCAGCGAGACCACCACGAGCGACGACTGGACCACCACGACGTCGAGCTCCAGCGAGGAGTCGACCAGCTCCGAGACCACCTCCGTGACCAGCGAGGACGAGCACGTCGACGAGGCCCGCCCGGTGGCCAGGCTCGGCGACCACCCGATCAACGTCCCGGGCAACGGCGCGGTGACCACCCCGTGCGACCTGCCCCCCTTCGGCACCGACGTCGCCTCGCAGGACCGCTTCTACCACGCCGCGCTGCCGTGCCTGATGGCCGCGTGGCGGCCGATGCTGGAGGACGCCGGTCTGCCGGTCCGCACGCCGGACGTGGTCACCACCGGCAGCGACGTCGAGACCCCGTGCGGCACGCGGAAGTGGAACCAGACCGCGATGTACTGCCCGGGCACGCACACGATCTACATGACCGCCCGGTACTACGCCGAGCAGGAGCAGCTCGTCGAGCCGGGCGCGTACCTCGGGCAGTTCGCGCACGAGTTCGGCCACGCCGTGCAGGGCATGTCCGGCATCAGCGCCGCCTTCGGCGACGCCGCCTACGACGCGGGCGGCCGGGACACCCCGGCGGGGCTGGAGCTGACCCGCCGCTCGGAGCTGCAGGCGACGTGCTTCGAGGGGATGACGCTGGCCGCGCTGCAGAACGGCGGCGTCAGCAACGACTACATCTTCCCGGCGCTGGACGACTCGCGCGGTCGCGGCGACGAGCACTCCACCGTGCGCGACCACGGCACCACCGCGAACAACAGCGCCTGGGTCGACCAGGGCTTCTACAAGAACGAGATCACCGAGTGCAACACCTGGCTGGCCGATGCCTCCTACGTCAGCTGA